A part of Paenibacillus donghaensis genomic DNA contains:
- a CDS encoding NAD(+) synthase encodes MLHVPNFGFARVAAASPELRVADCDFNAQQIIEVIQQADKQQVEYLVLPELCITGYTCADLFLQQQLLESAREALLQITAATAELQLVVIVSLPLSIKSRLFNCAAVLQQGSILGLVPKTCIPGYSEFYEPRWFAGAEELEIFELRLGESLVPIGNDLIFISRENSNLSFGVEICEDLWVPVPPSSLLAQAGAALLFNPSASNELVGKADYRRQLVSSQSASCLAGYVYAGANTGESTTDVVFGGHSLIAENGQLLAESERFTHESRMIIADIDIPRLHYSRTVMGTFRAGKGGRNYREVLYGAPALQGEAAERELIRSVGVNPFVPGNPLQRDERCREILSIQTSGLMKRVRHIRTKHAVIGISGGLDSTLALLVTVRAMEQLGRPASDVLAVTMPGFGTTSRTYDNAVGLIKALGATMKVVDIKAACLQHFADIGHDPDVHDLTYENVQARERTQILMDLANKNGGIVIGTGDLSELALGWCTYNGDHMSMYSVNSGIPKTLIQYVVAWYADHEADETVNKLLYSIIETGISPELLPPSPTGEIVQLTENILGPYIVHDFFLYYMLRTGATPAKMFHLALHAFGDGYTRDQLKGWLRVFISRFFTQQFKRSCLPDGPKVGTVSLSPRGDWRMPSDASAALWLQEVEDL; translated from the coding sequence ATGTTACATGTGCCGAATTTCGGATTTGCCAGAGTAGCCGCTGCTTCCCCGGAACTGCGGGTGGCTGACTGCGACTTCAATGCGCAGCAGATTATCGAGGTGATTCAGCAGGCGGACAAGCAGCAGGTGGAGTACCTGGTGCTGCCGGAGCTGTGCATCACCGGCTATACCTGTGCAGACTTGTTCCTGCAGCAGCAGCTGCTGGAGTCTGCGCGGGAAGCGCTGCTGCAGATTACCGCCGCCACCGCAGAACTCCAACTGGTGGTCATTGTCAGCTTGCCCCTCTCGATCAAAAGCCGGCTGTTCAACTGCGCCGCCGTGCTACAGCAGGGCAGCATTCTGGGCCTGGTGCCCAAGACCTGCATTCCCGGCTACAGCGAATTCTATGAGCCGCGTTGGTTCGCGGGAGCGGAAGAACTGGAGATATTCGAGCTGCGGCTGGGTGAATCTCTCGTGCCAATCGGCAATGATCTGATCTTCATCAGCCGGGAGAACAGCAACCTGAGCTTCGGCGTTGAAATCTGTGAAGACCTCTGGGTGCCGGTTCCGCCGAGCAGTCTGCTGGCGCAGGCCGGAGCGGCGCTGCTGTTCAACCCCTCCGCCAGCAATGAGCTGGTCGGCAAAGCCGACTACCGCCGCCAGCTGGTGAGCAGCCAGTCCGCCTCCTGTCTGGCGGGCTATGTCTACGCCGGTGCCAATACCGGCGAATCGACCACCGATGTCGTGTTCGGCGGCCATTCGCTGATCGCCGAGAACGGGCAGCTGCTGGCCGAATCGGAACGCTTCACCCATGAGAGCCGGATGATCATCGCCGATATCGATATCCCGCGGCTGCATTATTCGCGCACCGTAATGGGCACCTTCCGTGCCGGCAAGGGCGGGCGGAATTACCGCGAGGTGCTGTATGGGGCACCTGCCTTACAGGGAGAAGCGGCCGAGCGCGAGTTGATCCGCAGCGTGGGCGTCAATCCTTTTGTGCCGGGCAATCCGCTGCAGCGCGATGAACGCTGCCGGGAGATTCTCTCCATCCAGACCTCCGGCCTGATGAAGCGGGTCCGCCATATCCGCACCAAACACGCCGTCATCGGCATCTCCGGCGGGCTGGATTCCACGCTTGCGCTGCTGGTCACCGTGCGGGCGATGGAGCAGCTCGGCCGTCCGGCCAGCGATGTGCTGGCCGTCACGATGCCGGGCTTCGGCACCACAAGCCGGACCTATGACAACGCGGTCGGGTTGATTAAGGCCTTGGGCGCAACGATGAAGGTTGTAGACATCAAAGCGGCCTGCCTGCAGCACTTCGCCGACATCGGCCATGACCCTGACGTCCACGATCTGACGTATGAGAACGTGCAGGCCCGCGAACGCACTCAGATCCTGATGGACCTCGCCAACAAGAACGGCGGCATCGTGATCGGAACCGGCGACCTGTCCGAGCTGGCGCTTGGCTGGTGTACCTACAATGGCGACCATATGTCCATGTACAGTGTGAACTCGGGCATCCCGAAGACACTAATCCAGTATGTGGTTGCCTGGTATGCTGACCATGAGGCGGACGAGACGGTGAACAAGCTGCTATACAGCATCATCGAAACCGGCATCAGCCCCGAGCTGCTGCCACCATCACCCACGGGTGAGATCGTCCAGTTGACGGAGAATATCCTAGGACCGTATATCGTCCATGACTTCTTCCTGTATTACATGCTGCGGACAGGCGCCACTCCAGCCAAAATGTTCCACCTGGCGCTCCACGCCTTCGGTGACGGCTACACCCGGGACCAACTGAAGGGATGGCTGCGAGTGTTCATCTCCCGGTTCTTCACCCAGCAGTTCAAGCGCTCTTGTCTGCCGGACGGTCCCAAGGTCGGAACCGTCAGCCTCTCCCCGCGCGGGGACTGGCGGATGCCTAGCGATGCATCCGCAGCGCTCTGGCTGCAGGAGGTTGAGGATCTGTAA
- a CDS encoding transposase: MSGTRKSYNDEFKRQTVKYIQEQTKTVAELALELEIPAKTLYQWLGKYRQFPDEPVASAERIRELERQLQEQEEIIADMTEELAIVKKAAHIFSKPKN, translated from the coding sequence ATGAGTGGAACACGGAAAAGCTACAATGACGAATTCAAAAGACAGACGGTTAAGTATATCCAAGAACAGACGAAGACGGTGGCGGAACTGGCCCTGGAACTGGAGATCCCAGCGAAAACCCTGTATCAATGGTTAGGGAAGTACCGGCAGTTCCCCGACGAACCTGTAGCCAGCGCAGAGCGCATTCGGGAACTGGAACGGCAGTTACAAGAACAAGAGGAAATCATCGCCGACATGACCGAGGAACTCGCTATCGTAAAAAAGGCTGCGCACATCTTCAGCAAACCAAAGAACTGA
- a CDS encoding IS3 family transposase, protein MCSIFKVSRSGYYNWRNSTASPQSVRKALLLQRITYHFNDNQGRIGSPTVTILLRQEGHKGSERTVGKYMRELGLRYGRG, encoded by the coding sequence ATGTGCAGCATTTTCAAAGTATCCCGGAGCGGATATTACAACTGGAGGAATTCAACAGCCAGCCCGCAGTCTGTACGCAAGGCGTTGCTGCTTCAACGCATCACCTATCATTTTAATGATAACCAAGGCCGCATCGGCAGCCCTACTGTGACAATATTGCTTCGCCAGGAAGGCCATAAGGGGAGTGAACGCACCGTCGGCAAATACATGAGGGAACTGGGGTTGCGTTACGGTCGCGGATGA
- a CDS encoding SDR family NAD(P)-dependent oxidoreductase translates to MELGLQGKIALVTGGSKGIGLATAIALAAEGAKVAIVARSEDTLQAAAEQIRKQTGGDVLVIAADVSVEAQAKQAVEQTAEHFGGLDILVNNAGTSAAASFEEVSAESWDSDLDLKLLGAVHFARAAVPHMRKAGGGAIVNVTAVKGKAPSASSLPTSVSRAAGLALTKAMSKDLASGNIRVNAVCIGLIRSDQIERKWKASAPEATWEQFAADPRHDIPLGRIGEAEEAANVITFLVSGAASYVTGTSVNIDGGSAAVL, encoded by the coding sequence ATGGAACTGGGATTGCAGGGTAAAATAGCGCTGGTGACCGGTGGCAGCAAAGGGATCGGACTGGCTACAGCGATCGCGCTGGCAGCAGAAGGGGCCAAGGTGGCCATCGTAGCCCGGAGTGAGGATACGCTGCAGGCGGCAGCGGAGCAGATCAGGAAGCAGACTGGTGGGGACGTGCTTGTGATCGCGGCGGACGTTTCCGTGGAAGCGCAGGCGAAGCAGGCCGTAGAGCAGACAGCCGAGCATTTCGGCGGGCTTGATATTCTGGTCAACAATGCCGGTACGTCAGCGGCGGCGTCATTTGAGGAAGTCAGCGCGGAGAGCTGGGATTCCGATCTGGATCTGAAGCTGCTGGGCGCGGTGCATTTTGCCCGCGCGGCGGTGCCTCATATGCGCAAGGCCGGCGGCGGGGCGATTGTCAATGTGACCGCGGTCAAGGGCAAAGCGCCGTCCGCATCGTCGCTGCCGACCTCGGTCAGCCGGGCGGCCGGGCTGGCGCTGACCAAAGCGATGAGCAAGGATCTGGCCAGCGGCAACATCCGTGTTAACGCGGTCTGCATCGGCCTGATCCGCAGCGATCAGATTGAGCGCAAATGGAAGGCGTCCGCCCCTGAGGCGACCTGGGAACAGTTCGCCGCCGATCCGCGCCACGATATTCCGCTCGGGCGGATTGGAGAGGCCGAGGAAGCTGCGAACGTGATTACCTTCCTGGTGTCCGGCGCAGCCTCCTATGTAACCGGAACCTCGGTGAATATAGACGGGGGTTCGGCGGCGGTACTATAA
- a CDS encoding S-layer homology domain-containing protein encodes MRDYKTSYSLRTAVIILLSMLLALPGTALAANVQPAAAAASFTSEMQAALQKAEAVLLAAKPFPDEAAAGFARNGSKLTAGYQTILADRILDKRGKFDTVTELSRTGLNYGAAGGNANNIAGIDLFPLLMNHPGMEKEGAEGIASAYILSNNMLYQSANRPNYYPDMLFYMLLQLQSADGSWPDADSGQASVAVTAQVLTAVAPSRTHEEAAVQIPRALQWLREQQQDGRFGGSTADTARVVIALSALEIDAASFKQPDGLSPLEYLLSRSLPAGGFAQTAGGAADTEATVQAYLALTAYKLLSQKAAPLYSDLGHSTLGTGTIQIEGPEGTLALGRMAGGPAMKAATRFMNEQGIPYKLSTSAVPQISAINGIRNGQYNGRGEWRLALMPAGRSNWLFPEVISAELQLNQGDRLLLYYSDNTVLFDQLDIQWKDKAGSITHGNPPAKTSFDLYVKKAQPQLSYLPAAGVTVSVQGQTAVTDAKGKASFSGLPPGIHPVQLTRYVKGAAPAIAKRVVPLQISSPEMNAYPDAAKVAGWASSDVSMALSLGYLQGVSDKGKLLLAPKKSLTRAEFVTLLLRQLGEFPDSKTVSGFKDVRATAWYSGAVATAAELGIVQRSSGVFEPGRAITRLEAATMVVNAAGLQTFGSAGRTSFTDTTGLSAASLKAIQIVNEHGIMTGSGGKFQPGQTLVREQAAAILLRMDVLAQK; translated from the coding sequence ATGCGCGACTACAAAACAAGCTATTCGCTGAGAACTGCTGTGATTATACTGCTCAGTATGCTGCTCGCCCTGCCGGGCACAGCGCTGGCTGCGAACGTACAACCGGCTGCTGCGGCAGCGTCGTTTACCAGTGAAATGCAGGCCGCCCTGCAGAAAGCGGAGGCTGTGCTGCTTGCCGCCAAACCGTTTCCTGACGAAGCAGCGGCGGGTTTCGCCAGAAATGGCAGCAAGCTGACCGCAGGTTACCAGACCATACTTGCCGATCGGATTCTGGACAAGCGCGGCAAGTTCGATACAGTCACGGAATTGTCCCGGACAGGGCTGAATTACGGAGCGGCTGGGGGAAATGCCAACAACATAGCCGGGATTGATCTGTTCCCGCTGTTGATGAATCATCCCGGCATGGAGAAGGAGGGAGCGGAAGGGATAGCCTCGGCCTATATCTTGAGCAATAATATGCTCTATCAATCGGCAAATAGACCGAATTATTATCCGGATATGTTGTTCTATATGCTGCTTCAGTTGCAGAGCGCGGACGGCAGCTGGCCGGACGCCGATTCCGGGCAGGCCAGTGTAGCTGTGACCGCACAGGTGCTGACTGCAGTTGCACCCAGCCGGACTCATGAAGAAGCCGCTGTTCAAATTCCAAGAGCGCTGCAATGGCTGCGCGAGCAGCAGCAAGATGGCAGATTCGGAGGAAGCACAGCAGATACCGCCAGGGTGGTGATCGCTTTGTCTGCGCTGGAGATCGATGCTGCCAGCTTCAAGCAGCCTGACGGCTTAAGCCCGCTGGAATATTTGCTCTCACGCAGTCTGCCTGCTGGTGGATTTGCCCAAACGGCAGGTGGAGCTGCCGACACGGAAGCCACGGTACAGGCTTACCTGGCGTTGACGGCCTACAAGCTCCTGTCCCAGAAGGCCGCTCCATTGTATAGTGACTTGGGGCATTCGACATTGGGAACGGGCACAATCCAGATTGAAGGTCCTGAAGGCACGCTTGCTTTGGGCCGGATGGCCGGAGGGCCGGCAATGAAGGCGGCAACCCGCTTTATGAACGAGCAGGGCATTCCTTACAAGCTGTCCACCTCCGCAGTCCCGCAGATCAGTGCGATCAACGGTATCCGCAATGGGCAGTATAATGGACGCGGCGAATGGAGGCTTGCGCTGATGCCGGCCGGCCGCAGCAACTGGCTGTTTCCCGAGGTGATTTCAGCTGAGCTGCAACTGAACCAAGGCGACCGGCTGCTGCTCTATTACTCGGACAATACCGTTCTGTTTGACCAGTTGGACATTCAATGGAAAGACAAGGCGGGTTCGATCACTCACGGGAATCCTCCAGCGAAGACATCTTTTGACCTCTACGTCAAAAAAGCCCAGCCCCAACTGAGCTATCTGCCAGCCGCCGGGGTTACCGTGTCCGTTCAAGGCCAAACGGCAGTTACGGATGCGAAGGGCAAAGCATCCTTCTCTGGACTGCCGCCGGGAATCCATCCGGTCCAGCTCACCCGCTACGTTAAAGGGGCTGCGCCTGCCATCGCCAAACGTGTGGTACCGCTGCAGATCTCATCCCCAGAGATGAACGCGTATCCCGACGCTGCCAAGGTGGCCGGATGGGCAAGCAGTGATGTAAGCATGGCTTTGTCGCTGGGTTACCTGCAAGGCGTGAGCGACAAGGGCAAGCTCCTGCTTGCTCCGAAGAAGAGCCTCACTCGCGCGGAATTTGTTACCCTGCTGCTGCGTCAGCTTGGCGAATTTCCCGATTCCAAGACTGTATCAGGCTTCAAGGATGTACGGGCAACAGCCTGGTACAGCGGTGCGGTTGCCACAGCGGCGGAGCTGGGCATTGTCCAGCGTTCATCCGGCGTGTTTGAGCCGGGCCGTGCCATCACCCGACTGGAAGCGGCAACCATGGTCGTGAATGCAGCCGGTCTGCAGACCTTCGGCAGCGCGGGCCGCACAAGCTTCACCGATACGACGGGTCTGTCAGCAGCCAGCCTCAAAGCGATCCAGATAGTGAATGAGCATGGAATTATGACAGGCAGCGGCGGCAAATTCCAGCCGGGGCAGACGCTGGTCCGCGAACAAGCAGCGGCCATTCTGCTGAGGATGGATGTGTTAGCTCAGAAGTAA